The window CCAATCGTTGTTAGGTATGGCTTTCGCCGGGTGAGATATTAGACCGTTGGAATCGGCAGTGGGGTCCCCGTTGCCTCACTATAGAGTCCATCGGGATCGAGGTCGACGCCGTTCGGCCAAACCAATGTATGCGCCTCTGGGTCAACCGCAACCTGAGCGAAGAAAGCAATGTCTTCCAACGGCTTGAAAACACCACCTCGACCCCGCACTCGTCCTGCCAAATCAAGGTCTGCCTCCTCTCCATTGGCAAATATTAGGTGCAGAACATAATCATGCAGATGGCGGACGCCGTTAATCCTGGGCAACATCATACCCTCACATTGTTATTCCAGAGAATCCCTTCCGATGATCTGTCGCACCCGATATACCCTCAGGTCCTGGGTCTCATAATAGGTGCGCACGGTCAGTTCGGCGATAAGCCCCATCACGATGAACTGTACGCCGAGGATAACCAGCAAGACCGCCAGCAGCAGCAGAGGCCGGTCGCCGATGGTCATGGCGTTGAAACCGGCCATGCCGCCGGTGATGCCCGCCCACAGCTTCAGCCCGGTCAGATAGCCGCCGACGAGCGCGCCGAGAGCGAACAGGATGATCCCCCAGCGGCCGAATAGTTGCATTGGCCGGTCGCCGTATTTGCGCAGGAAGTGGATGGTGAACAGGTCGAGGATGACGCGGAAGGTGCGCGACAGGCCGTATTTCGACGCCCCGGCCACCCGCGCCCGGTGGTTGACCGGCACCTCCGACATGCTGAAGCCGCCGAAGCTGACCAGTTCGGGGATGAAGCGGTGCAGTTCGCCGTAGAGATGCAGATCGCGGACGACCTCGGCGCGGAAGGCGCGCAAGGAGCAGCCCCGGTCGCGCAGCCGCACACCGCTGGTCTCGGCGATGAGCCAGTTGGCGACCCGCGACGGGAAGCGGCGCACGAGGTTGTCCTGCCGGTTCTCGCGCCAGCCGTTGACCACGTCGTACCCCTTGTCCAGTTCGGCCAGCAGCCGGGGGATGTCGGCCGGGTCGTTCTGGCGGTCGGCGTCGAGGGTGACGATGACCCGGCCGCGGGCATGGTCGAAGCCGGCGGCGAAGGCTGCCGTCTGGCCGTAGTTGCGGCGGAAGCGGATGGCGACGATGTGGTCATCTTCGGCGGCCAGCTCTTGCAGGCAGGCGAAGCTACCGTCCTTGCTGCCGTCGTCGATGAACAGGGCTTCATAATCGAGGCCCGTACTGCCCAGCGCGGCGCGAATCTCCTCGGCCAGCGGGCGCAGGTTGTCTTCCTCGTTGTAGACGGGGATGACGAGGCTCAGATCAATTGATTCAGGATGGGGTAAGGCTGTGGTCAATCGCTCTCAATCCCCTGTAACCAAGAACTGTGGCACGTTCGTCAGCACATCCAGATACCACCACCACTCTTCCGGCGATGCGGCCGATTCGTTGCGCCACTGGGCCAAATCGGCCACGGCCACAATGGCTTGATAGAACTGTTCGGCGTGGTAAAGCAAGCGCTGATCCGCGTCCGATAAGCGGTCCTGTTGTTCAGGAGTTAATTCTTGCCAAACGGCGGCAAGACGGCTGCGGGTCAGGAGCATATCCAGATGTTCCATGCCGCTTACGTCCGGGAATCTAACGTCGGTTTCGTATTGCACTAACCACGACTCCAGGTCGTTCATAGAAGCACTTAGGCTGTTTCCAACTGGTATGTTTGGATGAGTACGTCGGCCGGAATGTCAAGTCCTGCGTGTAATCGACGGATCATGTCGAGAGATAGAGGCAGGCGCCGCTCTAAAACGGCCATCACTTCTCCTTCGTTGCCGATATACGGAACAAGGGCGCGCGGCGTTAGCTCCTGACGTTCTAGAAAGTGAAAAAGGGCTTCGATCGGATCGGGCGGACCAATCGGATCGGTTTCCCCTTCATAGGCTTCGATTAGGGTGACCAAAATATCCAGTTTGTCACCTTCCGGAGTATTTGGTTCCGCGCCCCAAAGTCGATCCAATTCGGCCATTGCCTCTTTATAATCTACTTCGTTTCGGATGGGTTTAATTTCCATGGCCAGCCCTTTAGATCGTACGCGCGTCTATCTTGTCGTAGTCGCGATGTGTTCCAATGAATCGAATGTAAACGATACCGCGTCGGTAGTCAACCGCTGTGATTAGACGATAGCGATTACCATGAATATTAAAAACAATGCGGTTGTTTGCAATTATGCTGGCACTTCTATAGTCCGTTACCACATCTGCCGGAGACGTCCAATTTGCGGCTTTGGCTGTTGCATGCCAGTTTTTTAGCGATTGTTCGATATCGGGATGGTTTTGCCAAAACTCTCGCAATGTTCGGAGTGCAATGATTCTCATTTCAGATGTACGAATCTACTAGTCTCAGGCCACGTACCCCAAATCGCGCAATTTCTGCATCACCAACTCCTCTTCAGCATCGGTATAGAGCGCATCGCTGCCGACCCCATCGCCCGGCCCGGCCTGGCTATAGACGACCGGATTGGCGGCGTTGAACGCGTCGGTGAAGGCGGCGGTCAGGACGCGGCCGTCCATGTATTGCGGCACAGGTAGGCCCAGATAGTGCAGGATTGTCGGCGTCGGATCGAGCAGGCTGGCCCCCTCCAGCTTGGCCCCGGGGCGCACGCCCGGCCCGCGCAACCCAATGACCCCCTCCATGTGATGGTGGCCGGTCTGGCCGGTGCTTGGCTCGATGATGTGGTTGGAGCCGAAGTCGGCGTGGCCGAAGGAGACGTATTTGGCCCGGTCGGTGTGGAGCACCAGATCGGGCAGGCGGGCGGCGCTGATGCCGTGGAACACCTCCTCGCGCCGGTAGACGACGGGCACAACCTGGCTGCCGTCTTCCGGGTCGCGTAGCTCTTTCGCCTGGGCGATGATGGCGTCGCGCACGGCCTCGTAGTCGGCCGGCTCAACCGCGCCATCCGGCCGCTGCCCCTTCACGTTCAGGTACACCTGGCCGAAGTTGCCGACGGAGAACGCCTTCGTCCGCGCCCAATCCACGTCGTTGAAGGACAGGAAGAAGCGCCGCAATGTCTTGCCGCCCCGGCCGCGCTTCACGTTCTTGCGCGCGTCGCTCAGGCCGAAGGCCGTCAGCCACTTGAGAGCGTTGATCGGCGTGACGCCCAGCCGAAAAGCGGCCCGCTTCAGCAGGCTGAGCGGCGTGCGCTTGAAGGCCAGCCAGCCGTTGGCCGCCAGCCAATTGTTGATGTGGAAGAATTTGTGGAACGGGCCGAAGCCGTGGTCGGACAGGACGATTGTGAGCGCCTCCTCCGGCACGAGGGCCAGCATCTCGCCCAGCAACCGGTCGACGGTCTCGTAATAGTCCAGGATGTCGGGCAGCACGCGGGCGGCCGTGGCCGGGTCGTGCAGCGGGTGCGTGTCGTCCACCAGATGCCAGATCTCATGTTGCAGGTTGTCGGTCGTCTCCAGCACGTAGATGAACAGATCCCACGGCTTCTCGCGCAACAGGTACTGCACCGAGCGCGCCCGGTCGATCTCCAGTTGCTTGCAGGCGCGGACGAAGATGGCCGGATCGACGCCGCGCCCTTTCTCCGACATGCGCAAGGGAAACGGGCCGCAGGCGTCGATCAACTCCCCCTTCAACTCCGGCGGATAGGTATAGTCGCTCTCCGGGCTGGGGGTCAGGAAGGAGCAGAGCATGAAGCCGTTCAGCGGCCGGGGCGGGTAGGTCATCGGCAGGCTGACGACGCCCACCTGTTTTCCCGCGGCCGAGGCGATCTGCCACACGGCGGGCACGGCCACGGTCAGGCCGTTGGAGACGCGGATGTCGTACCCGTCCGGGGCGGGGTAGGTGAAGTCGATCAGACTGTGCTGGCCGGGGTTGGTGCCCGTGGCGAAACTGGGCCAGGCCGAAGCCGAGACGGGCGGAATGGTGGAGCGCAGACGGCCGCGCGCGCCTTCCTTCAGCAGCCGGGCCAGGTTGGGCAGCCGGCCCTCGTCGAGCCAGGGCTGCAATAAATCAAAGGTGATGCCGTCGAGACCGAAGACGGCGACTTTGGGTTGGGACATAGTGGTTTTTTGGGATAAAGAATTGGCTACGGATTTTGACGGAAGAGACGGATTACCACAAATGCCGTTTTGATCCGTTTTTTCCGTGTCAATCCGTAGCCAATTCTTTTTTTGTTTGACCGTGATTACACTTCGTGGGCCTCCGGCGGGCGGGCGAAGCTGAGGATACTGCGGAAGGCGTACATGAGGCCGCCCAGCAGCCCGGCGCTGAAACGCAGGAAGTAGAAGGCCAGCGACATGGACACGGCCGTGGCCGCGGGCACGCCCACGGGCACGAACAGGAACGTATAGATGCCCTCGCGCAGCCCCAGCCCGTTGAAGGTGATGGGCAGCAGGTTGATGATGGCGATGATGGGCACGAACAGGGCGAAGATGCGGAAGGGCAGGTGGATGCCCAACGCCCAGGCGATGGTCACCTGCACCAGGATCAGGTTGAGCGTGAACGGCAGACTGATGAGCAGCGACGAGATCAGCGCCCGCACGGGGTAGCGGTGAATCGTGTTGACCAGGTTCTCGAACTTGGCGTAGAAAGGCAGGCCGGTTGCCTTGGGGTAGAGGCGGTTGATCAGGCCGATGGGATTCGACCAGCGGGCGATGAAGAAGGCCACCGGGATACCCAACGCGGTGACGACGATGAGCGCCCACAGGAACCAGGGCAGATCGAGCGTCAAGGCATGGGCCGCCAGATTCCACAGCAAGGCGACAAGGGCGATGAGCGACGAGCCGACCAGCCCGGTGACGCGCTCCATGAGCACCGAACTGAGGGCTTCCGCGCCGCGGCCGTGGCTCTGGCGCAGGCTGACGACCTTCACCAGATCGCCGCCGAAGCCCGACGGGATGAAGTTGTTGGCGAAGAAGCCGATGTAATAGAGATAGACCAGATAGCCGAACTTGGGTTCGTCGTTGAGGGCGCGCAGCAGCACGTACCAGCGGTAGGCGCGGATGACGACATTGATCTGGAACAGCAGGAAGGCCAGCGCGTACCAACCCCAATGGATACTGGCCAGCGTCTGCACCACTTCCTGCAAGCTGACGTGGCCGAAGAGCCACACCAGGAGCAGGATGCTGAGCGCGATTTGAGAAAGGCCAAGCAACTTCTTGCGGTTGGCGCGAACGAACTTGCCCATAAGGGGGGGATTATAGCACAGAGGCGATGAGGGCGATATGGGTGGTGTTGCGCTGGTTCGCCTACCGGTTGCCTACAAATGGAATAGAACCTATACTCTTCGTATGCGAATCGAGTGGGATCAGCGGAAGAATCGCGCCAATGTTCGCAAACACCAACTCGATTTTGCGGATGCTTGGAAAGTTTTCCTGCGACCGTTGCTCGTGGCGCTAGACGAACGCAGCGGTCTCGAGTTTCCAGAAGATAGATTGATTGGTATTGGCATGTTGGATGAAACACGAAACGTCGTCATAGTCTTTACCGAACTCAATGAAGATGTCATTCGCGTCATCTCCTTAAGAAAAGCTTTAGCCCATGAACGAGAACGATATCAAGAAGCCTTCCGAGACGAATTTGGATCGGTTTGACGAACTGACGGATGAGATGATCGACACGTCGGACATTCCCCCGTTGTCTGATGCATTCTTCAAGCGCGCCAGTTGGCGATTGCCAAAGCCGCTGGTAGCAATAACATTGCAGGTTGAACCCGAAGTGTTAGCCTGGTTCAAAGAGCAAGGGGACGAGTGGGAACGGCGTGCTACAGCAGCGTTGCGTATCTATGCTGAAGCGCACCAGGAACCAGCGTAACTTTATTGCGTTAGAGCCTCATAGATTGTGCGTGCCAAAGCCCGTACATTGGCGCAATACGCCTCCGCTCCTCCTTCTACTATATCCACCGCCGTCATCGTCCAATCGATCGGCCGCTCATACGCGCCCTGATTGCCCGGTCGGGCGGTGACCGACCACGAGCGATTGCCCGACGCGACTTGCTCGCGATTGCGGCGGCGAACGTCCGCCGGACTCAGCCCGCGCTCGATGAAATCAGCCAGCAGCCCTCGCGCGTAGGCCAGCCCCTCGGCCGAATAGAGGCTGGGGTGCTGCAAATGGTAGCATAGCACCATGAGATGGTGGACTTCCCCCAGTTCCGGCCGCTCGTTCTCCCAGAAGAGCATCTGGTGGAAGTCGTCCCGGCAAGTCCGACCGGCGTCGTGGAGTGCGCCGCATTCTGGGCATTGCGTGTTCAAATTCGTATTGCCCTTATTTTTGTACCCCAATCTGTATCTTATCCTATATCCTAATCGGCCGACAATCGCGCCACACTCATTTAGAGTAGAAGGATACCCAGGAGCAATCGACCTATGAGAGCAATACGTATCACCGAACCAGGCAACCCCGACGTTATGCGTCTGGAAGAGATGGAGCTGCCCGAACCCGGGCCGGGCGAGGCGCGGGTGGCGCTGGCCTGCACCGGCGTCAACTTTATCGACACCTACCAGCGCAGCGGCCAATACAAGATGGATTTGCCCTTCATCCCCGGCAGCGAGGGCGGCGGCAAAATCGACGCCGTGGGGCCGGACGTGACGGCGTTCGCGCCCGGCGATCTGGTGGCCTTCGCCTCCAGCCCCGGCACGTATGCGGAATACGCGGTCGTGCCCGTGTCCAAGCTCGTCCCGGTTCCGCCCGGCGTCAATTTGATGACGGCCACGGCGGCCATGTTGCAAGGGATGACGGCCCACTATCTGACCCACGACACCTATCCCATCCGGCCCGGCGATACCGTGCTGATCCATGCCGCCGGCGGTGGGACCGGCCTGCTGCTGGTTCAGATGGCTAAGATGCGCGGGGCGCGGGTGCTGGGAACAGTGTCTACCGAGGAGAAGGAGATGCTGGCCCGCGAGGCCGGCGCGGATGAGATCATTCGCTACACCGAGCAGGACTTCGCCGGCGAGGTGAAGCGCCTGACCAACGGCCGCGGCGTCAATGCCGTCTATGATTCCGTTGGCCGCGACACCTTCCTCAAGAGCTTGAGTTGCCTGCGACCGCGCGGCTATCTGGTGCTGTTCGGCCAGTCGAGCGGCGCGGTGGAGCCGTTCGATCCCCAACTGCTCAATAAGGCCGGCTCGGTCTACCTGACGCGGCCCACGCTGGGCCACTATACCCAAAATGGCGATGAGCTTCGGCGGCGGGCCGGCGACGTGTTGGCCTGGGTCGTCGATGGCCGCCTGTCGGTGCGCATCGACAAGACCTTCCCGCTGGAGGAAGCGGCCGAGGCCCACCGATACATGGAAAGTCGCCAGAGCAAGGGCAAGGTGCTGCTGGGCACGCAATTGGGCCGGACGATGAAGATCGAGCAGTTGGATCAGGCGATGGATCGTCAGGATTTGGTGGACAAGGCCGGCTGGGACTCGTTTCCGGCCAGCGACCCGCCGACGAACTATTAAGCGTCGCGGAATAAGAAATTAGCTACGGATTAAACGGTATGGAGACGGATGAAGACGGATAAGAGGAGAAAGTAACGATGGGAGTTTGTGACGTTTGCGGCAACAAGTATGACAAGAGTTTTCAGGTGATGATGAAAGGCGAGATGCACACGTTTGATAGCTTCGAGTGCGCCATCCACGCCCTCGCGCCGACGTGCGACCATTGCGGCTGTCGCATCGTCGGCCACGGCGTGGAGGCGCAGGGCGGCATCTTTTGCTGTGCCCATTGCGCCGAGCATATGGGTATCAGTTCGCTGCAAGACCGGACGACGGAGAGCGTACAATAGACCTGACAGGTCGGCCGCAGACCTGTCAGGTCTGGGGATTGCCCGGCAACCGGACGATGAAGGCCGAACCCCGCCCCACCTCGCTGGACACACTGATCTGCCCGCCGTGGGCCGTGACGAGTTCGTAGACAATCGCCAGCCCCAGGCCGGAGCCGCGGCCGTTCTCGCCCCGCGCCCGCGACTTCTCCAGCCGGTAGAAGCGCTCGAACACGCGCGGCAACTCCTCGGCCGGGATGCCGGGGCCGCTGTCGGTGACAATGCCTTCCACTGACCCGCCCGCGACCCGCGTCGCCAGATGCACCCGGCCGCCGGCCGGGGTATAGGCCAGTGCGTTATCGGCCAGATTGGTGAAGATTTGGGTCAGCCGGTCGGGGTCACCCATCGTCGGCAGCGGTATGGCGGCGTCCAGCGTCAGTTCGATATCCTTGGCCCGCGCCCGCGGCAGTTGGCTGTGGTGCACGTCGGTCAGGAGCTGGCTCAGATCGACCGGGCGCATCTTGAGTTGCAATTGACCCGACTCCATGCGCGCCAGATCGAGCAACTCGTTGACCATCCGCTCCATGCGCCCCGCTTCATTATAGATCGTCTCGGCCGCTCGCTGGCGCTCGTCGGGGGCCTCGGCCGCGCCGTCGAGCAACGCCTGGCTCCAGCCGCTGATGGCCGTCAGTGGCGTCTTCAGGTCGTGGGAGACATTGGCCACGAAATCGCGCTGGGCCTGTTGGGTGGCCTTCACCTGGGCGGCCATGCTGTTGAAGCTGCCGGCCACGCGCTGTACCTCATCCGGGCCTTGGGGCGGCACGCGCTGGTCATAGTCGCCGCGGGCGATAGCCTCGGCCGCGCCGGCCATCGTGCCCAGCGGTCGGGCTACGGAACGGGCGATGATCAGGGCCAGCAACAAGGCCAGCAGCAGGGCCAACCCCCCGGCGTAGACCAGTGGCCGCAGGAAATACTCGTTGAAGAACTCGCCCGCCGTCGGCTCCGCCTGAGCATAGAAGATGAGGGCGCGGCCCAGGGCGGGGTGCGGCTCGGCGAAGACAAGCCAGCGGGAGCCGTTGGTATGGACGAAGGAGCCGAAGATGCTGTCGCGGCCGCCGTTGGTCAGGACGAGGCTCTGCGGTCGCTCGATGCTCGTCAATTCATCGCCCACCCAATCGTCGCCGGTGTTGGTATCGAAGACGATCTGTTCCGCTTCGGTATCGACAACCAGGATGCGCACGTCGGCCTGCTCCGAGGTGGTGAACAGCAAGCCTTGCAGTTCGTCGCCGCCCGCGCCTGATTCCCATAGCTGGAGCAGTTCGCGCTGGTTGGTGCGGCTGATGGCCGACAGACGCTCCAGCGATGGCAGCAGGCGGGCGTCGGAGACGGACGAGAAGGCGATCAGGGCCACGCCCACGATGAGTAACGCGGCCAGGATGACCGCCACGTAGGACCACAAGAGACGACTGCGAAGTGTGCGCGGCATAGAAGAAAATTAACCCAAAGATGCCCGGACGCAAAGAAAAAGAGGGGGATTTTAAACCAGCCGTTCGCGGGCCTTGGCGCTCAGGTAGTCCATCGTCCAGACCATGATGACGATGGCCCAGATGGCCGTGCCCGCCGCCCCGTACTGGTTCAGGCTGACCCAGATGCGGAACTGCTGGCCGATGCCGCCGCCGCCGACAAAGCCAATCACTGTGGACATGCGGATGTTGATGTCCCACTGGTAGATGATGAAGGCCAGGAAGGGCGGCACGAGTTGCGGCGTGATGGCGTAGACCAGCGATTGCAGCCGCGTGGCCCCCGTGGCCGTGATAGCTTCCACCGGGCCGGGGTCGATCTCCTCGATGGACTCGGAGAAGAGCTTGCCCAGATTGGGGATATTGTTCAGCGCCAGGGCCAGCACCCCGGCAAACGGCCCCGCGCCCACCCAGGTAGCGGCGATGAGGACGAGAATGAGCGGCTCAACCGAGCGCGTGATGTTGAACGTCGTACGTAGCGCGTAATAGACCGTCCGCCCCAACGGCGTGTTGCCCATGATGTTGCGGGCGGCCAGGAAGCTGAGCGGGATGGCGAAGATAGCCCCGATGGTCGTCGCCATGAGGGCCATGAGTAGCGTGACAATCGATAATCTCACGACCGTCCGCACTGTGTCGCTCAGTTGCCACGGCCCGGTGATCTCTTCGTAGGTGATCTCCACCCGCGCCGGTAAGGGTTGGGTTTCGGTGATGGCGACGATGGGGTTGATGGTCGTCTCCAGGCGCACGTTGCCGGCGTCGTCGGTGTCGCAACAGTTGGAGCGCACACGCAGGAAGCCGCCGTCGGGCAAGACCCAGCGAATGGAGACGGTGATATTGGGCGGCAGACGGGAGCCGGTGATGACCAGCGGATCGCCGGGGTCGCCGCAGGGGGCCGAGAGGGTGATGGCCGGGTCGGACGGCGCGCCCGGCTCGGCCACGCCGCAGGGCACGACCAGCGGGGCACTGATGGCGCGGGCCTCGGTCGGCCGGGTGAACAGATCGGGCACGGCGAACTCGCGGGCCAGGGCCAACCCCTGGGGCGCGCCGCGAATCAACTCAATCGGCTCGATGCGGGCCACGCGCCACGACCAGACAAACGCGGCCACGAAACCGGCCACCAGCAGCAGGCGAATGGCCGAGCGCAGGACCGGATTGCGGGTGGCGATAATCGGCCGGCCCTGGATGATGCGCTCGCGCAGCCAGCCGGAGACGTAGTCCAGCACGGCGACGACGATAATGATGGCGATGATGGCCGTCGCCATCGACGAGAAGCGATTGAGCCGCACCCACTGGATGACCAGGAAGCCCAGCCCGGCGTCGCTGACCAGGCCGATGACCGTCGAGAGGCGCACGTTGATGTCGAAGCGGTAGAGGGTGAACGACGTGAACGTGGGCAGGATTTGCGGCAAAACGGCGTAGACCACCATCTGCGCCCAACCGGCCCCGGTGGCCCGCACGGCCTCGATGGGACCGGGATCGATGCTTTCAATCGACTCCGAGTAGAGCTTGGCCAGCGCGGCCACGGTGTGGAACCACAGGGCCAGCGTCCCGGCAAACGGCCCCAGCCCCACCCAGACGACGAAGATGATGGCCCACATCAGGGTTTCGATGGAGCGGATGATGTTGAGCAGCGCGCGCACGACGTTGTAGATGGCGCGGGTGACTTTGTTGCCGCCCATCAGGTTGCGCGCCGCCAGGAAACTGACCGGCACGGCGAAGACGACGCCCATGACCGTCGCCAGGAAGGCCAGGGCGATGGTCTCGCCGATCTTCTCCCAGACGAGGGCCAGCGTTTCCGTCGGTTGCAGGCGGCCGCTGGGGATACTCTGCACGGCGCGCACGGCATGGGTCAGCGTTTCGCCGGGGCCGGGCTGCGACGTGAGGGGCACGGCCTGAGGCACGCGCAACGTGGCCTGGATGCGGCCGTCGGCGTCGGCCTCGAAGAGCACCAGTTGGCCGTCGAGCGTGGCCCGCAGCGGCGTGCCCAGCGGATCGACCCACTGCACCTGCCCCGCCTGGCCCGGCTCGAACCCGTCGCCCGTCACCTGGATCACGTCGCCCACTTCGGCGCAGGGGACGCTCAGGCTGAGGGTGGGGTTGGTGCTGGCGGCGCGGTTCGGCTCCGGCAGCGGATCGACACAGGGAACCATGATCGGCGCGACACCGGCAAAATCCTCGGTGGGGTATTCAAACAGCTCCGGGTTGAGCAGTGAGCGCAAATAGGGCTGGACGCTGGGCAGGCCGGTGATCAGCCGCGCCGGGCGCACCTCGGTGACGAGCGTCGCCGCGCCATAGAGGATGATGCCGATGAGCAGCAGGGCCGTCCCCCAGCGCGGTTCCTTGCCGTGGGCGATCTGGTAGGCGTCGCGGGCGTTCCAGAGCACCAGCAAGACGAGCGGGGCCAGCAGGGCATAGGCCCGCGTCCAGAGGATGAGGCCCAGCAGGGCGGCGACGGTCAGCAGCAGCACCACGCCGCGCGTCCGCTGTCTCAGGATGAACTGCCCGCTTCCGGGTACGATGAGCGACAGGAGAGCCGGCAGCCAGGGATTCATGGCAAGCTACGTCTCAGGCGGCCGGTGTCGTGGCCGAGACCATCTCCGCCTCTTCGCCGTAGACCTCTTTGAATTTCGCCGGCGTCAATTCCGACGGCAGGCCATCAAAGACGAGTTCGCCCGCTTTCAGACCCACGACGCGCGTGGCGTAGCGGTGGACGAGGTCGAGAAAATGGAGGCTACAGAGGACGGTGATGTGGTCTTGCTGGTTGAGCAGTTCCAGATAGCGCAGGATGGAGTGGGACAGGACGGGGTCGAGGCTGGCGACTGGCTCGTCGGCCAGCAGGAGTTGCGGCTCCTGCATCAGGGCGCGGGCGATGCCGACGCGCTGCTGCTGGCCGCCGGAGAGTTGGTCGGCGCGGTTATCGGCCTTGTCGGCGATGCCCACGCGCTCCAGGGCGGCCACGGCCCGCCGGCGCTCCGTGGCCGAGAAGCGGCCGAACAGGCTACCGAAGGGCTGCACGTAGCCCAACCGCCCGGTCAGCACGTTGGTCATCACGCTACTGCGCTTGACCAGATTGAAATGCTGGAAAATCATGCCGATCTGGCGGCGGATAAGGCGCAGTTCGGCGCTGTTGGCGGTGGTGATGTTTCGGCCGTTCCAGATGACCGCGCCGGAAGTGGGTTCGATCAGCCGGTTGACGCAGCGCAACAGGGTCGATTTGCCGGAGCCGGACAGGCCGATGATCGCCAGGAACTCGCCGTCCTGTACCTCGAAGCTGACGTCCTTGAGGGCGACGGTCCCGTCGGGGAAAACTTTGGTCAGGTTTTGAATTTGCAGCACGCGCTTTTTCTCCCCTGAGCAGACTGCGCCAATGAAGGCTAACCGGAGGCTGAGGCCTCCGGTTAGCCACAGACATAAACCTATTGGGCCAGTTCTTCGATATTGAGTCCGGCGCGGCTCAGGTCCGCCCGGAAGGTGTCATAGAAGGCGTCGTTCGATTCGACCAGGGCCTCGATGTTGTAGAGGGTATTGAGCGCTTCCTGCCCCTCGGCCGAGGCGGAGATCTCCAGCAGGGCGGCCACGATCTCGGCGCGCATCTCCTCCGGGAAGTCCTGGACGAAGGACACACTGTCGTTGGGGATGTCGCTGGTGGTTGCCAGCACGACGACCTGCTCCAGCACGTCGGGGAACTCTTCCTCGATGCCGGTGCGGGCGTCGGCGAAGGTGGCCCCGGCGTCGCAATCGCCGTTGTAGACCTGGGTCACGACGTTGTTGTGCGAGCCGGCCTCAATCGTCTGGCTGAAGGCGGTGTCGGGGTCGATGCCCTCGGCGGCCAGCATGATGCGCGGGATGATGTAGCCGGAGGTCGAGGCCGGGTCGACCCAGCACATGACCTTGCCGTTCAGGTCGGCCAGCGTCTCGATGCCGCTGTCGGCGCGGACGATGATCTGCCCGGCGTAGGTGGACGCGCCGAAGCGTGACGTCGCCATGGCGGCATCGACGCCGCACTGCTCATTGGCCAGCACGTAGTTGAACGTGTTCAGCCAGCCGATATGGGCCTGCCCGGCGCACATGGCCTCGCGGACCGACGAGAAATCGGTGCCGACGTTGGCTGTGACCGTGAGGCCGGTCATTTCGGTCAACATGGTCGCCAGCGTATCGCCGCTGGCGATGATGTCCTGGGTGTCCCCCGACGGGACGAAGGACATGACGATGGGGTTCTCCGCTGTGCCCAGTTCAGGCTCACCGGCGCCACAGGCCACCAGGCCCACGGCCAGCAGGATTACCAAGCCAATAAAAAGGATCGTTCTACGGGCGTTCATACTTATCTCCTCGGTTTGAAAAGATGGGAAGGAAATTTGCCGCCGGGTGTCCCGCCCCGCGGCCTCTCGCGGTGGAAGCTATGCGAGATAAGGCAATGATAGTAGGCTTGGCGGGCTTTGCCAAGTCATTTTGGGATCGATCGCGATGTTAGCTTAGCGGCTACTGTTCCGCGGCGGGGTGGCAATAGGCGTAGTCGCGGACAGTCAGTTCGTCGCCGTCGCCCAGCGTGAAGGTA is drawn from Candidatus Promineifilum breve and contains these coding sequences:
- the phnC gene encoding phosphonate ABC transporter ATP-binding protein, producing the protein MLQIQNLTKVFPDGTVALKDVSFEVQDGEFLAIIGLSGSGKSTLLRCVNRLIEPTSGAVIWNGRNITTANSAELRLIRRQIGMIFQHFNLVKRSSVMTNVLTGRLGYVQPFGSLFGRFSATERRRAVAALERVGIADKADNRADQLSGGQQQRVGIARALMQEPQLLLADEPVASLDPVLSHSILRYLELLNQQDHITVLCSLHFLDLVHRYATRVVGLKAGELVFDGLPSELTPAKFKEVYGEEAEMVSATTPAA
- a CDS encoding phosphate/phosphite/phosphonate ABC transporter substrate-binding protein, with product MNARRTILFIGLVILLAVGLVACGAGEPELGTAENPIVMSFVPSGDTQDIIASGDTLATMLTEMTGLTVTANVGTDFSSVREAMCAGQAHIGWLNTFNYVLANEQCGVDAAMATSRFGASTYAGQIIVRADSGIETLADLNGKVMCWVDPASTSGYIIPRIMLAAEGIDPDTAFSQTIEAGSHNNVVTQVYNGDCDAGATFADARTGIEEEFPDVLEQVVVLATTSDIPNDSVSFVQDFPEEMRAEIVAALLEISASAEGQEALNTLYNIEALVESNDAFYDTFRADLSRAGLNIEELAQ